The Hymenobacter sp. 5317J-9 genome has a window encoding:
- a CDS encoding glycosyl hydrolase has product MALTVAAPGQAIAQKAGPKPASTARPAPKPLFRDPIYDGAADPVIIWNKQAKKWWMFYTNRRATDSTATGVTWVHGTRIGIAESGDGGTTWTYRDTANINYRPDPGYTHWAPDIVEDRGRYHMFLTYVPGTFTDWQHPRVIVQLTSTDLRNWQYVQTLPLVTDKVIDASVYRLPDGTWRLWYNNERDHKSIYYADSPDLLHWTDHGQALNERGEGPKVFRWHEQYWMIIDQWKGMAVYHSPDLLHWTAQLERILETPGQGRDDQAIGGHCDVVVSNGRAFVFYFTHPGRSKASPAPANSIAAKRSVIQVAELEFNNGKVTCDRNKPTFVQLVPPRRK; this is encoded by the coding sequence ATGGCCCTGACGGTGGCCGCCCCCGGTCAGGCTATAGCGCAAAAAGCAGGGCCCAAACCTGCCTCCACAGCCAGGCCCGCCCCCAAACCCCTCTTCCGCGACCCGATTTATGACGGCGCGGCCGACCCGGTCATCATTTGGAATAAGCAGGCGAAGAAGTGGTGGATGTTTTACACCAACCGCCGCGCCACCGACAGCACCGCCACTGGCGTGACCTGGGTGCACGGCACCCGCATCGGCATCGCCGAATCGGGCGACGGCGGCACTACCTGGACTTACCGCGACACGGCCAACATCAACTACCGGCCCGACCCGGGCTACACCCACTGGGCGCCCGACATCGTGGAGGACCGGGGCCGCTACCACATGTTCCTGACCTACGTGCCGGGCACCTTCACCGACTGGCAGCACCCGCGCGTCATCGTGCAGCTCACCAGCACCGATTTGCGGAACTGGCAGTACGTACAAACCCTGCCGCTCGTCACCGATAAAGTCATTGACGCCAGCGTGTACCGACTGCCCGACGGCACCTGGCGGCTGTGGTACAACAACGAGCGAGACCACAAATCCATCTACTACGCCGACAGCCCCGACCTGCTGCACTGGACCGACCACGGCCAGGCCCTGAACGAGCGCGGCGAAGGCCCCAAAGTATTCCGCTGGCACGAGCAGTACTGGATGATAATCGACCAGTGGAAAGGCATGGCCGTGTACCACTCCCCCGACCTGCTGCACTGGACCGCCCAGCTGGAGCGCATCCTCGAAACCCCCGGCCAGGGCCGCGACGACCAGGCCATCGGCGGGCACTGTGACGTGGTGGTGAGCAACGGCCGCGCCTTCGTGTTCTACTTCACGCACCCCGGCCGCAGCAAAGCCAGCCCCGCCCCCGCCAACAGCATTGCCGCCAAGCGTAGCGTGATTCAGGTAGCCGAATTGGAGTTCAACAATGGCAAAGTGACCTGTGACCGGAACAAGCCCACGTTCGTGCAACTGGTGCCGCCGCGCAGGAAATAG
- a CDS encoding glycoside hydrolase family 2 TIM barrel-domain containing protein — protein sequence MKYICLLLLTLLLAQPNRAQTPATQRQIQYLSGRDNRRAVQWDFYCTGGRKSGYWTRIAVPSCWEQEGFGLYNYGRDYKTYGKNFRFADEQGLYKHSFNVPTAWRGRRVEIVFEGSMTDTEVKVNGQVAGPIHQGAFYRFKYDLTDKLKFGEANLLEVKVSKMSAEPSVNNAERLADYWVFGGIFRPVYLQSYPQQYAENVAIDARANGSFTLRANVRNVKQAAQLQADILDQKGQTVGTASASVAAGDTLARLSITVKTPRQWTSETPSLYRARLTLRSGPETQYQTTESFGFRTIEVRRGKGIYVNGTQVKMKGTNRHSWWPETGRTLNDSIHLMDVKLLKEMNMNAVRMSHYPPDAEFLHLCDSLGVYVLDELAGWQKFYSTRAGTPLVRSMVQKDQNHPSIIFWDNGNEGGTNKELDAVFYQYDLTKRPVIHPHHRPGNAASGIDCNHYENYYSTRDILADSLIYMPTEFLHSQDDGGGGAGLADMWELHWKAQRSGGGFLWAMVDEGIARTDQHNIIDVNGVNAPDGLMGPHREKEGSFYAIREIFSPIKIGLKELPAKFNGSLDVENRYHFTNLSQCFFQWELVNYRKPNDPFAGSIGGKKSRLKSPAVAPLATGKLKLELPKDWQSYDALVLSAFDPQKNLVYKWTWKTGGNARLLDGVLSLQSKEKAAVEVTDVDSTLTLKASNITVTFNKTNGRLTGVKGNNGDKLSFTNGPVLVAGTAAFAGLTHRTEPDGEVVEARYTGDLKTVRWKMHANGWLRMEYEYALTGDHPFAGISFTYPENFVIGAKWLGQGPYRSWKNRLAGTTLNVWENANNNTQTGAAPWIYPEFKGYFADIAWMEMNTVEGKFLIASPDKDLFVRRFNFYGLSGVKPQPGLPIGDLSFLDAIPPIGTKLGLNIDNNPKNLGPNSETNHFSGAPIRRTLYFYFGLAPSDSKPQPYVAPVKDDLF from the coding sequence ATGAAATACATCTGCCTCCTGCTCCTAACCCTGCTGCTGGCTCAGCCCAACCGCGCCCAAACGCCCGCTACCCAGCGCCAAATCCAGTACCTCTCGGGCCGCGACAACCGCCGCGCCGTGCAGTGGGATTTCTACTGCACCGGCGGGCGCAAAAGCGGCTACTGGACACGCATTGCGGTGCCTTCGTGCTGGGAGCAGGAAGGCTTCGGCCTCTACAACTACGGCCGCGACTACAAAACCTACGGCAAAAACTTCCGCTTTGCCGACGAGCAGGGGCTGTATAAACACAGCTTCAACGTGCCCACCGCCTGGCGTGGGCGGCGCGTCGAAATCGTGTTTGAAGGCTCGATGACGGACACCGAAGTGAAGGTGAACGGGCAGGTGGCCGGGCCCATTCACCAGGGCGCGTTCTACCGTTTCAAGTATGACCTCACCGACAAGCTCAAGTTTGGCGAAGCGAATTTGCTGGAAGTGAAGGTGAGCAAGATGTCGGCCGAGCCCAGCGTGAACAACGCCGAGCGGCTGGCCGACTACTGGGTGTTTGGCGGCATTTTCCGGCCGGTGTACCTGCAGTCCTACCCGCAGCAGTACGCCGAAAACGTGGCCATCGACGCCCGCGCCAACGGCTCCTTCACGCTCCGCGCCAATGTGCGCAACGTGAAGCAGGCCGCCCAGCTGCAGGCCGACATCCTCGACCAGAAAGGCCAGACCGTGGGCACCGCCAGCGCCAGCGTGGCGGCCGGCGACACCCTAGCTCGCCTCAGCATCACCGTGAAAACCCCGCGCCAGTGGACCAGCGAGACGCCCAGCCTCTACCGCGCCCGCCTCACGTTGCGCAGCGGCCCCGAAACCCAGTACCAGACCACTGAATCCTTCGGCTTCCGCACCATTGAGGTGCGGCGCGGCAAGGGCATTTACGTGAACGGCACACAGGTGAAAATGAAGGGCACCAACCGCCACAGCTGGTGGCCCGAAACCGGCCGCACCCTCAACGACAGCATCCACCTGATGGACGTGAAGCTGCTGAAGGAGATGAACATGAACGCCGTGCGCATGTCGCACTACCCGCCCGACGCCGAGTTTCTACACCTCTGCGACTCGCTGGGCGTGTACGTGCTCGACGAGCTGGCCGGCTGGCAGAAATTCTACAGCACCAGGGCCGGCACGCCGCTGGTGCGCAGCATGGTGCAGAAAGACCAGAACCACCCCAGCATCATCTTCTGGGACAACGGCAACGAGGGCGGCACCAACAAGGAGCTGGACGCCGTTTTCTACCAGTACGACCTCACCAAGCGGCCCGTCATTCACCCGCACCACCGCCCCGGCAACGCGGCCAGCGGCATCGACTGCAACCACTACGAGAACTACTACAGCACCCGCGACATCCTGGCCGATTCGCTCATTTACATGCCCACCGAATTCCTGCACAGCCAGGACGACGGCGGCGGCGGCGCCGGCCTGGCCGACATGTGGGAGCTGCACTGGAAAGCCCAGCGCTCGGGCGGCGGCTTCCTCTGGGCCATGGTGGACGAGGGCATAGCTCGCACCGACCAGCACAACATCATCGACGTGAACGGCGTGAACGCGCCCGACGGCCTCATGGGACCGCACCGCGAGAAGGAGGGCAGCTTTTACGCCATCCGGGAGATTTTCTCGCCCATCAAAATCGGCCTGAAGGAGCTGCCCGCCAAGTTCAACGGCTCGCTGGATGTCGAAAACCGCTACCATTTCACCAACCTCAGCCAGTGCTTCTTTCAGTGGGAGCTGGTGAACTACCGCAAGCCCAACGACCCGTTTGCGGGCAGCATCGGCGGGAAGAAAAGCCGCCTCAAAAGCCCCGCCGTGGCCCCGCTGGCCACCGGCAAGCTGAAACTGGAACTGCCCAAAGACTGGCAGAGCTACGACGCGCTGGTGCTCTCGGCCTTCGACCCGCAGAAGAACCTCGTGTACAAATGGACCTGGAAAACCGGCGGCAACGCCCGCCTGCTTGACGGCGTGCTCAGCCTTCAAAGCAAGGAGAAGGCCGCCGTGGAAGTCACCGACGTCGACAGCACGCTCACCCTGAAAGCTAGCAACATCACTGTCACCTTCAATAAAACCAACGGCCGCCTCACCGGCGTGAAGGGCAACAATGGCGACAAACTTTCCTTCACCAACGGGCCCGTGCTGGTGGCCGGCACGGCGGCCTTCGCCGGCCTCACGCACCGCACCGAGCCCGACGGCGAAGTGGTGGAAGCCCGCTACACCGGCGACCTGAAAACCGTGCGCTGGAAAATGCACGCCAACGGCTGGCTGCGCATGGAGTACGAGTACGCCCTCACCGGCGACCACCCCTTTGCCGGCATCAGCTTCACCTACCCCGAAAACTTCGTCATTGGGGCCAAGTGGCTGGGCCAGGGCCCGTACCGCTCCTGGAAAAACCGCCTGGCCGGCACCACGCTCAACGTGTGGGAAAACGCCAACAACAACACCCAAACCGGTGCCGCGCCCTGGATTTACCCCGAGTTCAAGGGCTACTTTGCCGACATTGCCTGGATGGAAATGAACACCGTGGAAGGCAAATTTCTCATCGCCAGTCCGGACAAGGACCTGTTCGTGCGTCGCTTCAATTTCTACGGCCTCTCGGGCGTGAAGCCCCAGCCGGGCCTGCCCATCGGCGACTTGTCGTTCCTCGACGCCATTCCGCCCATCGGCACCAAGCTCGGCCTCAACATCGACAACAACCCCAAAAACCTGGGTCCCAATTCCGAAACCAACCACTTCAGCGGCGCGCCCATCCGGCGCACGCTGTACTTCTACTTTGGCCTGGCACCGTCCGACAGCAAGCCCCAGCCCTACGTGGCCCCCGTGAAGGACGATTTGTTTTAA
- a CDS encoding glycoside hydrolase family 28 protein, which yields MKKADFNRAQPLLIVLLILLLASLSAAAAPSRFLITEHGAKGDGQTMNTAAIQATIDACAAAGGGTVVVPAGTFLSGALFLKPNVSLLIEQNGVLKGSANPDDYPQIKTRWEGVEREFTAALVNADGLRGFSISGTGTIDGSGDAWVKNAQLQRESGATETGPRRGRPRLLGIQNCRKVRLADLRLHNQAVWCLHILYCRDVTVANLTITADHNIPSSDGIDVDSSEKVRIVGCSIDVNDDCISIKSGKDADGLRVNRPSQRILIEKCHFGYGHGGVAMGSETSGGIRRVTVRNCLMDAGNWAPIRFKSQPSRGGVVERITYRNIRLVGTGKAIEFNLAWRMVPPLAPPAAVLPVVRRVRLINVSGTTTVVGDFHGLEGSPITDVKFRRCEVRAQRGLTLEHTRKVDLSGLHMTVKDGPALVQKDDVR from the coding sequence GTGAAAAAGGCTGATTTCAACCGTGCCCAGCCTTTGCTGATTGTCCTGCTGATTCTGCTTCTTGCCAGTTTATCAGCCGCGGCTGCACCTTCGCGCTTTCTCATCACTGAGCACGGCGCAAAAGGCGATGGCCAAACCATGAACACCGCCGCCATTCAAGCCACCATTGATGCCTGCGCGGCGGCTGGGGGCGGCACGGTGGTGGTGCCGGCTGGCACCTTCCTCAGCGGCGCTCTTTTTTTGAAGCCCAACGTCAGCCTGCTCATCGAGCAAAACGGTGTGCTGAAAGGCTCGGCCAATCCCGACGATTATCCGCAGATAAAAACCCGTTGGGAAGGGGTGGAGCGGGAGTTTACCGCGGCTTTGGTTAATGCCGACGGGCTGCGCGGTTTCAGCATTTCGGGCACTGGCACCATCGACGGTTCGGGTGACGCGTGGGTGAAAAACGCGCAACTGCAACGCGAGAGCGGTGCAACTGAAACGGGGCCCCGCCGCGGTCGGCCGCGCCTGCTCGGCATTCAAAACTGCCGCAAGGTGCGCCTGGCCGACTTGCGCCTGCACAACCAGGCCGTGTGGTGCCTGCACATTCTCTACTGCCGCGACGTGACGGTAGCCAACCTCACCATCACCGCCGACCACAACATCCCCAGCTCCGATGGCATCGACGTGGATTCCAGCGAGAAAGTGCGCATCGTGGGCTGCAGCATCGATGTGAACGACGACTGCATTTCCATCAAATCGGGCAAGGATGCCGACGGCCTGCGCGTGAACCGGCCCAGCCAGCGCATCCTCATCGAGAAATGCCACTTCGGCTACGGACACGGCGGCGTGGCCATGGGCAGCGAAACGTCGGGTGGCATCCGCCGCGTCACGGTGCGCAACTGCCTGATGGACGCGGGCAACTGGGCGCCCATCCGCTTCAAGTCGCAGCCCAGTCGGGGCGGGGTGGTGGAGCGCATCACCTACCGCAACATCAGGCTGGTGGGCACGGGCAAAGCCATCGAGTTTAACCTGGCTTGGCGCATGGTGCCACCGCTGGCGCCGCCCGCCGCCGTGCTGCCCGTGGTGCGCCGCGTGCGCCTCATCAACGTGTCGGGCACCACTACCGTGGTGGGCGACTTCCACGGCCTTGAAGGCAGCCCCATCACCGACGTGAAATTCCGGCGCTGCGAAGTGCGGGCCCAGCGCGGCCTCACGCTGGAGCACACCCGCAAGGTGGATTTGTCGGGCCTGCACATGACGGTGAAAGACGGCCCGGCGCTGGTGCAAAAGGACGATGTGCGGTAG
- a CDS encoding rhamnogalacturonan acetylesterase, which produces MNSTLMKPTKTTLTASLFALALLLAAFTTRPPKRKPTLYLIGDSTVKNGKGKGDGGLWGWGNYLPAHFDTTRIRIENDALGGTSSRTFQTKGLWEAVKNKLQPGDFVIMQFGHNDDGPLADTARARGTFKSNGEESQEVYNPLTKQQEVVHSYGWYLRQVIAETKAKGATPIVCSLVPRNGWKDGKVNRATTGYTQWAAEAAKQGGAFFIDLNKLVADKYDREGEAKVGTVYFTSKDHTHTIEAGAQLNAATVAEGIKATKGLALSKYLRKK; this is translated from the coding sequence ATGAACAGTACCTTAATGAAACCCACCAAAACCACTCTCACTGCCAGCCTGTTCGCCTTGGCTCTGCTGCTGGCCGCCTTCACCACGCGCCCGCCCAAGCGCAAACCCACGCTCTACCTCATCGGCGACTCTACCGTGAAAAACGGCAAGGGCAAAGGCGACGGCGGCCTCTGGGGCTGGGGCAACTACCTGCCCGCGCACTTCGACACCACCCGCATCCGCATCGAAAACGACGCGCTGGGCGGCACCAGCAGCCGCACCTTCCAAACCAAGGGCCTCTGGGAAGCGGTGAAAAACAAGCTGCAGCCCGGCGACTTCGTCATTATGCAATTCGGCCACAACGACGACGGCCCGCTGGCCGATACCGCCCGCGCCCGCGGCACCTTCAAAAGCAACGGCGAGGAAAGCCAGGAGGTGTACAACCCCCTCACCAAGCAGCAGGAAGTGGTGCACAGCTACGGCTGGTACCTGCGCCAGGTCATTGCCGAAACCAAGGCCAAAGGCGCCACGCCCATCGTGTGCTCGCTAGTGCCGCGCAACGGCTGGAAAGACGGCAAAGTGAACCGCGCCACCACCGGCTACACCCAGTGGGCCGCCGAAGCCGCCAAGCAGGGCGGCGCCTTTTTCATCGACCTCAACAAGCTGGTGGCCGACAAATACGACCGCGAGGGCGAGGCCAAAGTCGGCACCGTCTACTTCACTTCCAAAGACCATACCCACACCATCGAAGCCGGCGCGCAGCTCAATGCGGCTACCGTGGCCGAGGGCATCAAGGCCACCAAGGGGCTGGCCTTGAGCAAGTATCTGCGGAAAAAGTAG
- a CDS encoding rhamnogalacturonan acetylesterase, whose product MNKLSSAARRAASSALLLSGFAALLLVLASFHKPGPRPTLFLIGDSTVNNTNAPQLGWGNVIAAQFDTTRIRVRNNAKAGRSTRTFITEGRWKTTIDAIKPGDFLIMQFGHNEGSVPDTSKAGRRGVLRGTGEETKNLVWPDGHPETVNTYGFYLRKFIREAKAKGATPIVCSMIPRNEWKEGKVIRASNDFGKWAQEVAQQEGVAFIDLNDITALKYEKLGPEEVKKFFPGDHTHTNEAGARLNAESVVDGIKANKKLALNKYLKK is encoded by the coding sequence ATGAATAAACTATCTTCTGCGGCCCGCCGCGCTGCCTCGTCGGCCCTGCTGCTCAGCGGCTTTGCGGCCTTGCTGCTGGTGCTGGCCAGCTTCCATAAGCCCGGCCCGCGGCCCACGCTCTTTCTCATCGGCGACTCGACGGTGAACAACACCAACGCCCCGCAGCTGGGCTGGGGCAACGTCATTGCGGCGCAGTTCGACACCACGCGCATCCGGGTGCGCAACAATGCCAAGGCCGGCCGCAGCACCCGCACCTTCATCACCGAAGGCCGCTGGAAAACCACCATCGACGCCATAAAGCCCGGTGACTTTCTCATCATGCAGTTTGGCCACAACGAAGGCAGCGTGCCCGACACCAGCAAGGCCGGCCGCCGCGGCGTGCTGCGCGGCACCGGCGAAGAAACCAAGAACCTGGTGTGGCCCGACGGCCACCCCGAAACCGTGAACACCTACGGTTTCTACCTGCGCAAATTCATCCGCGAAGCCAAGGCCAAAGGCGCCACGCCCATCGTGTGCTCCATGATTCCGCGGAACGAGTGGAAGGAGGGCAAAGTCATCCGGGCCAGCAACGACTTCGGCAAATGGGCACAGGAAGTAGCCCAGCAGGAGGGCGTGGCGTTCATCGATTTGAACGACATCACTGCCCTAAAATACGAGAAGCTGGGCCCCGAAGAAGTGAAGAAGTTCTTCCCCGGCGACCACACCCACACCAACGAAGCCGGCGCCCGCCTGAACGCTGAATCCGTCGTGGACGGCATCAAAGCCAACAAAAAGCTGGCGCTGAATAAGTACCTGAAGAAGTAA
- a CDS encoding rhamnogalacturonan lyase: MKTRFISMLFTAGLLGAGPSAAPPTAPPAQAERLGRGVVAVARPDGKVLVSWRLLAGDAPGVAFDVYRRLGNATMQKMTPKPLTGGTNWLDETAVKGQPATYTVREIVAGKMDPGPSAAASVWADGYLRLPLQPPPGGTVSSGPETSPYTYTANDASPADLDGDGQYEIVLKWETTNARDNSANGLTGPVILDAYKLDGTRLWRINLGKNIRAGAHYTQFMAYDLDGDGRAEVACKTADGTVDGAGKTLGDAGKDYRTLTVPTDAGPGVPGPRDSKFGRILAGLEYFTVFDGRTGAALASTPYLPARGELNGWGGLGGNGGNDSYGNRVDRFLACVAYLDGAKPSVVMCRGYYGRTVLAAWDWRGGQLTSRWVFDSKDGRNPFSGMGNHGLSVNDVDGDGRDEIVYGSMVVDDNGQGLFSTGLRHGDALHVSDFDPSRPGLEAWGVHENEEKVAGHENGPGAALYAAGTGKILVSKLPGQDVGRGMAADIDPRHHGAELWVSNPEMGLLTCQGEKIGPSPRSVNFGLWWDGDLLRELLNDTRVEKWDYQAGQLTRLLEGKDFGAASCNGSKATPCLSADLFGDWREEVVWRTADNTALLIFSTTIPTQHRLVTLMQDRAYRLGVARENVGYNQPPHPGYFIGEGMKNL; this comes from the coding sequence ATGAAAACACGCTTCATTTCCATGCTTTTCACTGCTGGCCTGTTGGGCGCGGGGCCATCGGCTGCGCCGCCCACGGCCCCCCCGGCTCAGGCCGAACGGCTGGGCAGGGGAGTGGTGGCCGTTGCGCGGCCCGACGGCAAGGTGCTGGTGAGCTGGCGCCTGCTGGCCGGTGATGCGCCCGGAGTGGCCTTCGACGTGTACCGGAGGCTAGGCAACGCCACGATGCAAAAGATGACCCCCAAGCCGCTGACAGGCGGCACCAATTGGTTGGATGAAACGGCCGTGAAGGGCCAGCCGGCCACCTACACCGTGCGGGAAATCGTGGCCGGGAAAATGGACCCGGGGCCTTCGGCCGCCGCCAGCGTCTGGGCCGACGGCTACCTGCGCCTGCCGTTGCAGCCGCCCCCCGGCGGCACCGTGAGCAGCGGCCCCGAAACCAGCCCCTATACCTACACCGCCAACGACGCCAGCCCCGCCGACCTCGACGGTGACGGCCAGTACGAAATCGTGCTGAAGTGGGAAACCACCAATGCCCGCGACAACAGCGCCAACGGCCTCACCGGTCCGGTTATTCTCGATGCCTACAAGCTGGATGGCACTCGCCTGTGGCGCATCAATCTGGGCAAGAATATTCGCGCCGGCGCCCACTACACGCAGTTCATGGCCTACGACCTCGACGGCGACGGCCGCGCCGAAGTGGCCTGCAAAACCGCCGACGGCACCGTGGACGGCGCGGGCAAAACCCTGGGCGACGCCGGCAAAGACTACCGCACCCTCACCGTGCCCACCGACGCCGGCCCGGGCGTGCCCGGCCCGCGCGACAGCAAATTCGGCCGCATCCTGGCGGGGCTGGAATACTTCACCGTGTTCGACGGCCGCACCGGCGCGGCGCTGGCCAGCACGCCCTACCTGCCCGCCCGCGGCGAGCTGAACGGCTGGGGCGGCCTGGGCGGCAACGGCGGCAACGACAGCTACGGCAACCGCGTGGACCGTTTCCTGGCCTGCGTGGCCTACCTCGACGGTGCCAAACCCAGCGTGGTGATGTGCCGCGGCTACTACGGCCGCACCGTGCTGGCCGCCTGGGATTGGCGCGGCGGCCAACTGACCTCGCGCTGGGTGTTCGACTCGAAAGACGGCCGGAATCCCTTCTCCGGCATGGGCAACCACGGCCTGAGCGTGAACGACGTGGACGGCGACGGCCGTGACGAAATCGTGTACGGCTCGATGGTGGTGGACGACAACGGCCAGGGCCTGTTCAGCACCGGCCTGCGCCATGGCGACGCCCTGCACGTGTCGGACTTCGACCCCAGCCGGCCCGGCCTCGAAGCCTGGGGCGTGCACGAAAACGAGGAGAAGGTGGCCGGCCACGAAAATGGCCCCGGCGCCGCGCTCTACGCCGCTGGCACGGGCAAAATCCTCGTTTCCAAACTGCCCGGCCAGGACGTGGGCCGCGGCATGGCCGCCGACATCGACCCGCGCCACCACGGCGCCGAGTTGTGGGTGAGCAACCCCGAAATGGGCCTGCTCACCTGCCAAGGCGAAAAAATAGGTCCCTCGCCCCGCTCCGTCAACTTCGGCCTGTGGTGGGACGGCGACCTGCTGCGCGAGCTGCTGAACGACACCCGCGTGGAGAAGTGGGACTACCAGGCCGGCCAGCTCACCAGGCTGCTCGAAGGCAAGGATTTCGGGGCCGCTTCCTGCAACGGCAGCAAAGCCACGCCCTGCCTCAGCGCCGACCTTTTTGGCGACTGGCGCGAAGAAGTGGTGTGGCGCACGGCTGATAATACCGCGCTGCTCATCTTCAGCACCACCATCCCCACCCAGCACCGCCTCGTCACGCTGATGCAGGACCGCGCCTACCGTCTCGGCGTGGCCCGCGAAAACGTGGGCTATAACCAGCCCCCTCACCCCGGCTATTTCATTGGCGAAGGCATGAAAAATCTGTAG
- a CDS encoding RagB/SusD family nutrient uptake outer membrane protein, with the protein MKALKFFVCSAALGLGALLATSCNEKDLYIPPVANNTADEFYKDESQVNQGVIAIYNGALSLPQSSNWNMSEFRSDNINAQIQTVQRDFSDIANYTTSSQLGQLQTTWTDLFEVVYRANILLEKIQPFGFARVNQFKGEARFLRAYAYLDLVRYWGAVPIADRVLGIEESKQIPRAPVADVYKFIVDDLKFAADNLPASYGTTDRGRATKWAAKAMLARVYLTMYGYPLRDASALALAKQQLVDVYAAAGPTTFSMANNFADLFKTVNDNKYAVFEIQYASGGVGLGSTIPWDQGSVFPAWWSPFSPSQTDITPSPDFLGKNWPIRDLRRRATLDTVYVNPTTNVVTVTRPQFTKFLEKGTTTPQNNRDYSNNFPIIRFEDVMLMYAEVLTYESNSVTPLALQLVNQIRTRSGIAAYTAASPETANATAFVAAILKERKYEFAAEGLRWFDLVRTGNAISVMTAYKRQTINVNFRQLDDHDLLFPIPLLELRINPGFWQQNPGYN; encoded by the coding sequence ATGAAAGCACTTAAATTTTTCGTGTGCTCGGCCGCGCTGGGCCTGGGCGCGCTGCTGGCCACTTCCTGCAACGAGAAGGACCTCTACATTCCGCCCGTGGCCAACAACACGGCCGACGAATTCTACAAAGACGAGTCGCAGGTGAACCAGGGCGTGATTGCCATCTACAACGGCGCCCTCTCGTTGCCGCAAAGCTCGAACTGGAACATGTCGGAGTTTCGCTCCGACAACATCAACGCGCAAATCCAGACGGTGCAGCGCGATTTCAGCGACATTGCCAACTACACCACCAGCTCGCAGCTGGGCCAGCTCCAGACCACCTGGACCGACCTGTTTGAGGTGGTGTACCGGGCCAATATCCTGCTGGAGAAAATTCAGCCCTTCGGCTTTGCGCGCGTCAACCAGTTCAAGGGCGAGGCCCGCTTCCTGCGCGCTTATGCCTACCTCGACCTGGTGCGCTACTGGGGCGCCGTGCCCATCGCCGACCGCGTGCTCGGCATTGAAGAGTCGAAGCAGATTCCGCGGGCGCCCGTGGCCGACGTGTACAAGTTCATCGTCGACGACCTGAAGTTTGCCGCCGACAACCTGCCCGCTTCCTACGGCACCACCGACCGCGGCCGCGCCACCAAGTGGGCCGCCAAGGCCATGCTGGCCCGCGTGTACCTCACCATGTACGGCTACCCGCTACGCGACGCCAGCGCCCTGGCCCTGGCCAAGCAGCAGCTCGTGGACGTGTACGCCGCCGCCGGCCCCACCACTTTCTCGATGGCCAACAACTTCGCCGACCTGTTCAAGACCGTGAACGACAACAAGTACGCGGTGTTTGAAATCCAGTACGCCTCGGGCGGCGTGGGCCTGGGCAGCACCATTCCGTGGGACCAGGGCAGCGTGTTTCCGGCCTGGTGGTCGCCGTTTTCGCCCAGCCAGACGGACATTACGCCCAGCCCCGATTTCCTGGGCAAGAACTGGCCCATCCGCGACCTGCGCCGCCGCGCCACCCTCGACACCGTGTACGTGAACCCCACCACCAACGTGGTGACCGTGACGCGGCCCCAGTTCACCAAGTTTCTGGAAAAAGGCACCACCACGCCTCAGAACAACCGCGACTACTCCAACAACTTCCCCATCATCCGCTTCGAGGACGTGATGCTGATGTACGCCGAAGTGCTGACCTACGAAAGCAACTCGGTGACGCCGCTGGCCCTGCAGCTGGTGAACCAGATTCGGACCCGCTCGGGCATTGCGGCCTACACCGCTGCCTCGCCCGAAACTGCCAACGCCACCGCCTTCGTCGCGGCCATCCTGAAGGAGCGTAAGTACGAGTTTGCCGCCGAGGGCCTGCGCTGGTTCGACCTGGTGCGCACCGGCAACGCCATCTCGGTGATGACCGCCTACAAGCGCCAGACCATCAACGTGAACTTCCGCCAGCTCGACGACCACGACCTGCTGTTCCCCATCCCGCTGCTGGAGCTGCGCATCAACCCGGGCTTCTGGCAGCAGAACCCTGGCTACAACTAA